CCAACAGTATTTACATAAACATCAGAACTTAAATAACCATTATCACTAACATAAGAATCAACTGTTGCTTCACTAAGTTGAGTATTTGTATCAACAACAACAGCATCACAACTACCATCTCCATTCAAGAATGTACCTGCACCACAAATTGTTCCAGCATTAGTATTCGTATCAGCATCAACACCATCTGCAAATCCTGTGGGAATATTTTTGATTTTATTCCAATCAGAATAAATATAATTCGAAGAAATTGTATCATCAATAGTTCCAAGAGTTGTTTCTATGGAAACTGTCCAACCATCATCATATGCATCAATATCTGTAGAATATCCTCCAAAGAAATCTCTTACCACAACTTGAGGATATGACCAAGGAGATGTTGTTTCTCCAATCCAAATACAACCCTTAGAATTTTCTTCTCCAAATCTTACATTATAATCTCTATCACTTCGACCTGATTGAATAGTTACTGCTTCATTATTCCATGTTCCATCATTATAATAATATCCATTTACATCTAAGGTAATACTTTCTCCATCAGAACCACCAGCATAATCAAAAATATCTACTTTAAAACCGAGCATATCAGCAACCCTATAAGTTGGAAGACAAATCCTTATAGCACCACTAATTGAACTAGTACTAGTTTGATAATAACCTCCTTTTGGATGAGTTATATATCCCATTGCAGTATTATCTTCATGAATTAATGACCCTGTGATTTTTGTAGTTGAAATTAAAGAATCAACAACATCACTTCTTAAAAAAGATCCACTATCAATACTATCTAAAGTTTGTGCATTACCGCCATCAATGGCATCAGTCCCATCAGCATCCAAATAACCAGCATCACAACTACCATCACCATTCAAAAATGTGCCTACACCACATATTGTACCAGCATGAGTATTTGTATCAGTATCAACTTCACAAGTAACAGTACCATCTTCAGCAATAGCTCGAATACTTTGACCAGCAACACAAGAAGAAGAAACTCTTCTTTGAGTATAAGTTGGATCAATTGTAATACTATCAGCTGCAACACTAATTCCAACTCCTCCAAT
This genomic interval from Candidatus Woesearchaeota archaeon contains the following:
- a CDS encoding tail fiber domain-containing protein, which gives rise to PVFIAWDKSTGISITESQISDLSHTVDTNTQLTEGEVDAAVSNNGYLTSFTEIGDISGVTAGTGLTGGGAVGALIINAIGGVGISVAADSITIDPTYTQRRVSSSCVAGQSIRAIAEDGTVTCEVDTDTNTHAGTICGVGTFLNGDGSCDAGYLDADGTDAIDGGNAQTLDSIDSGSFLRSDVVDSLISTTKITGSLIHEDNTAMGYITHPKGGYYQTSTSSISGAIRICLPTYRVADMLGFKVDIFDYAGGSDGESITLDVNGYYYNDGTWNNEAVTIQSGRSDRDYNVRFGEENSKGCIWIGETTSPWSYPQVVVRDFFGGYSTDIDAYDDGWTVSIETTLGTIDDTISSNYIYSDWNKIKNIPTGFADGVDADTNTNAGTICGAGTFLNGDGSCDAVVVDTNTQLSEATVDSYVSDNGYLSSDVYVNTVGDTMTGDLSITKNNAWLEIDSSSAGGNGVEQGAGISIGESGYKGSAALHLTYTGDGYGHIGMGVVDSVTGLPAQEAIKFYYTNNDVTFLGDVTASAFYYSSDERLKKNIIPIDNALDNLEKLEGIKFNWRESGKSDIGFIAQDVEKVFPELVQTDNQTGMKSVKYGNIVAISVEAIKEQQELIDYLIEINKNQQKEIEEIKKELKKS